Proteins encoded within one genomic window of Acidihalobacter prosperus:
- a CDS encoding AAA family ATPase: MKHQIVPVKNISRLSNAANALLQRTPGMPGMGLVHAPTGYGKTTACTWLVNQVNGVYVRALALWSPKTMLEAIARELDIELHGMTLAGMLERIIQRLAETNRPVFIDEADYVVQSKRLTDSLRDLHDMSMTPVILIGMHGIERRIRSNPQFTGRLSQWVEFEGLDVEDAILLRDSLIEVEVEDDLLQVIYRAASTRNSGAEARRLVVGLSQVEGYARQRGMDRIGVADWPKGRDFFLGMPALGGV, encoded by the coding sequence ATGAAACACCAGATCGTACCCGTCAAGAATATCAGCCGGCTCAGCAATGCCGCGAATGCGCTGCTGCAGCGCACACCGGGCATGCCGGGCATGGGTCTCGTCCATGCGCCGACCGGCTACGGCAAGACCACGGCCTGCACGTGGCTGGTCAACCAGGTCAACGGCGTTTATGTCCGCGCGCTCGCGCTGTGGTCGCCCAAGACCATGCTCGAAGCGATCGCCCGCGAACTCGATATCGAGCTGCATGGCATGACCCTCGCGGGGATGCTGGAACGCATCATCCAGCGCCTCGCCGAAACCAACCGGCCCGTCTTCATCGATGAGGCCGACTACGTGGTACAGAGCAAGCGCCTGACCGACTCGCTGCGCGATCTGCACGACATGAGCATGACCCCCGTGATTCTCATCGGCATGCACGGCATCGAGCGCCGCATCCGCAGCAACCCGCAGTTCACCGGACGCCTGTCGCAGTGGGTCGAGTTCGAGGGCCTGGACGTCGAGGACGCGATCCTGCTGCGCGACAGCCTGATCGAGGTCGAGGTCGAAGACGATCTGCTGCAGGTCATCTACCGCGCCGCCAGCACCCGCAACAGCGGCGCCGAGGCCAGACGCCTGGTCGTCGGCCTGTCGCAGGTCGAGGGCTACGCGCGTCAGCGCGGCATGGACCGGATCGGCGTGGCCGACTGGCCGAAGGGCCGCGACTTCTTCCTGGGCATGCCGGCCCTGGGAGGTGTCTGA
- a CDS encoding DNA-binding protein, with the protein MTDSWYSAAELRGLAGLPGTVQGINTRARSEGWKTRKREGRGGGKEYAIASLPPAARMQLVARDSTAEPNQKTTAIAVKRTAAITDEQRGIAQARVRLIRLIERSLSEQTYNSLTSACRGLADLLSHRAAQDLIEVARVANDHQKDGHRISARTLLRWYGQHQTFGEAGLVPGRRQKDMAVPPWAPAFLKFYQRPTKPSVEDAYRQFVAAAAADEVPSIHQVRRFLSKLSVDAREKGRMGPREIIKKLPFKRRKFEDLLPNDVWTADGHTFDAEVQHPFYTGKAFRPEITTYLDIRTRRIVGWSVELAESAVAVLDALRYGVKDSGIPAVLYVDNGKGYDNEAVAGVLEQLGVVFTTSLPYRSQARGAIERVHRIYVDLAKRLPTYIGADMDPEASTKIHKLTRADLQGKGHSAALITWDRFVAEIERTVAEYNARIHSSLHGLSPADLWQHATDQGWTPETLDPEMLDHTLRPRTLRTVQRGEVRLWNRRYFALALGAYDAGTQVQVGYDVRDDSRVWVHDLEGRLLAVAEKDGNATPYMPDSFLADARAKREQAQVTRLAQKIEAKTGQKVTHIELEHQRGVTLDQVLRPEIPAQPEPVQREDVAELQRTQAQVVELMRESEIYRETDDRRIHAHWLRIEARIDAGDDVSTTDREGLAIYRRSPQHQAMSDLFESFGLTEANFPPRQAKKEPGGNRA; encoded by the coding sequence ATGACAGACAGCTGGTACAGCGCGGCGGAGTTGCGCGGACTTGCTGGCCTCCCTGGCACGGTTCAGGGCATCAACACGCGCGCCAGATCAGAAGGTTGGAAGACGCGCAAACGTGAAGGCCGAGGCGGCGGCAAGGAATACGCGATCGCCTCACTGCCGCCGGCAGCGCGCATGCAGCTCGTCGCCCGCGATAGCACCGCCGAACCGAATCAGAAAACGACCGCGATCGCCGTCAAACGCACTGCTGCAATCACCGACGAGCAGCGCGGAATCGCTCAGGCGCGTGTGCGCCTCATCCGCCTGATCGAACGCTCGCTGTCCGAGCAGACCTACAACAGCCTGACCAGCGCCTGCAGAGGCTTGGCCGATCTGTTGAGCCACCGCGCCGCGCAGGATCTGATCGAGGTCGCCCGCGTCGCCAACGATCACCAGAAGGACGGCCACCGCATCAGCGCCCGCACCCTGCTGCGCTGGTATGGCCAGCATCAGACGTTCGGCGAGGCTGGTCTCGTGCCCGGTCGGCGCCAGAAAGACATGGCGGTTCCACCCTGGGCGCCTGCATTCCTGAAATTCTACCAGCGCCCGACCAAGCCCAGCGTCGAGGATGCCTACCGGCAGTTCGTTGCAGCTGCTGCAGCCGATGAGGTGCCGAGCATCCACCAGGTGCGCAGATTCCTGAGCAAGCTGTCCGTCGATGCCCGCGAGAAAGGCCGCATGGGGCCGCGCGAGATCATCAAGAAACTGCCGTTCAAGCGCCGCAAATTCGAGGATCTGCTGCCGAACGATGTCTGGACGGCCGACGGCCATACCTTCGACGCCGAAGTGCAACATCCCTTCTACACCGGGAAGGCTTTCCGTCCCGAGATCACCACATACCTGGACATTCGCACGCGCCGCATCGTCGGCTGGTCGGTCGAGCTGGCGGAGAGCGCCGTGGCCGTCCTCGACGCCCTGCGTTATGGCGTAAAGGACAGCGGCATCCCCGCCGTGCTGTATGTCGACAACGGCAAAGGCTACGACAACGAGGCCGTCGCCGGCGTGCTCGAGCAGCTGGGCGTGGTGTTCACCACATCGCTGCCCTATCGCTCACAGGCACGCGGTGCCATCGAGCGCGTGCATCGCATCTATGTGGATCTCGCCAAGCGGTTGCCGACCTATATCGGCGCCGACATGGACCCGGAAGCCTCGACCAAGATCCACAAGCTGACGCGCGCGGATCTGCAGGGCAAAGGCCACAGCGCCGCCCTCATCACCTGGGACCGTTTCGTCGCCGAGATCGAGCGCACCGTCGCCGAGTACAACGCGCGCATTCACAGCAGTCTGCACGGGCTGTCGCCGGCCGATCTCTGGCAGCACGCGACCGACCAGGGCTGGACGCCCGAAACCCTCGACCCGGAAATGCTCGACCACACCCTGCGCCCGCGCACACTTCGCACCGTCCAGCGCGGCGAGGTGCGCCTCTGGAATCGCCGCTACTTCGCCCTGGCGCTCGGCGCCTACGACGCCGGCACGCAGGTCCAGGTCGGCTACGACGTCCGCGACGACTCGCGGGTGTGGGTTCACGACCTGGAGGGCCGCTTGCTGGCGGTCGCCGAGAAAGACGGCAATGCGACGCCCTACATGCCCGACAGCTTCCTGGCCGATGCCCGCGCCAAGCGCGAGCAGGCTCAGGTCACGCGCCTGGCTCAGAAGATCGAGGCCAAAACCGGCCAGAAGGTCACCCACATCGAGCTGGAGCACCAGCGTGGCGTGACGCTCGACCAGGTGCTGCGTCCCGAGATCCCGGCTCAGCCGGAGCCGGTGCAGCGCGAAGACGTGGCCGAGCTGCAGCGCACGCAGGCGCAGGTCGTCGAGCTGATGCGCGAGAGCGAGATCTATCGCGAGACGGACGACCGCCGCATCCATGCCCACTGGCTGCGCATCGAGGCGCGGATCGATGCCGGCGACGACGTCAGCACAACGGATCGTGAAGGGCTCGCCATCTATCGCCGCAGTCCGCAGCACCAGGCGATGAGCGATCTCTTCGAGAGTTTTGGCCTGACCGAGGCGAATTTCCCGCCCCGGCAGGCCAAAAAAGAGCCCGGCGGCAACCGGGCATAA
- a CDS encoding helix-turn-helix domain-containing protein, whose amino-acid sequence MSTSKRSKKAAQLDWHPADVVAALRKAGWSLRRLSTHHGYAPTSLKEALHKRWPKAERLIADAIGKQPAQIWPSRYPNHNARQSKAA is encoded by the coding sequence ATGAGCACTTCCAAGCGGTCAAAAAAAGCAGCCCAATTGGACTGGCACCCTGCAGATGTGGTGGCTGCCCTGCGAAAGGCTGGCTGGAGCCTGAGAAGGCTTTCAACACATCACGGTTACGCACCCACCTCTCTCAAGGAAGCGCTCCATAAACGCTGGCCCAAAGCCGAGCGGCTGATCGCCGATGCGATCGGCAAGCAGCCGGCTCAGATATGGCCAAGCCGTTACCCGAATCATAACGCACGCCAATCGAAGGCGGCATAA
- a CDS encoding S24 family peptidase has translation MKDVKKLESLLSSYGIELENSFSARMNFCAELVGNPSALAKAAGIAQSTIRPYFSGREPGRPHLIAIAEAAGVSVEWLATGKGSVEGYVKGMPDSTFTVREDVPSYSESGDFALVPLYDVRAAAGHGSMVELEKVVDYLAFKRTWLHRELGASASDLYLIYVSGESMEPTLRAGDVILIDRRAAADVPHDGIYVMRMDSSLLVKRLQRLPGRRVKVSSDNQAYQPFELALDNGADDLAIIGRVVWTGRRV, from the coding sequence ATGAAAGACGTCAAGAAACTTGAAAGTCTACTTTCAAGTTACGGAATAGAGCTTGAAAATAGCTTTTCTGCGCGAATGAACTTCTGCGCGGAATTGGTAGGCAACCCATCTGCGTTAGCTAAGGCTGCCGGGATTGCCCAAAGCACTATCCGGCCTTACTTCAGTGGGCGAGAGCCGGGCAGGCCGCACCTCATAGCGATCGCTGAGGCCGCAGGCGTTTCAGTTGAATGGCTGGCCACTGGGAAAGGGTCCGTTGAGGGCTATGTGAAAGGGATGCCTGACTCTACATTTACTGTTAGAGAGGATGTCCCTAGTTATTCAGAATCAGGAGATTTCGCTCTTGTGCCGCTTTATGATGTTCGGGCAGCGGCAGGGCATGGCTCAATGGTTGAGCTAGAAAAAGTCGTTGATTATTTGGCATTTAAGCGAACTTGGCTGCACCGAGAACTTGGCGCTTCGGCATCGGATTTGTATCTTATCTATGTGTCCGGCGAGTCGATGGAGCCAACGCTTAGAGCCGGCGACGTGATCCTCATAGATCGTCGCGCTGCAGCCGATGTGCCCCACGATGGCATCTATGTAATGCGCATGGATAGTTCGCTGCTCGTGAAACGCTTACAGCGCCTTCCTGGGCGCCGCGTGAAGGTGTCGAGCGATAACCAGGCTTATCAGCCATTCGAGCTGGCGCTTGATAATGGTGCAGATGATCTGGCCATCATCGGGCGTGTCGTTTGGACCGGGCGCCGAGTGTGA
- a CDS encoding benzoate/H(+) symporter BenE family transporter — MSRQIRRLLPELSHVSAGFVAVMVGFASSVVIVIQAAQAAGANPAEVGSWILALGLGMGGTSIGLSLYYREPVFTAWSTPGAALLVTGLDGLNLGAATGAFLFSALLVVLVGASGLFERLIRHIPRALAAALLAGILLQFGLQAFSALHQDVALVAGMFFTYLVGRRWFPRYAIPLVLCVGLLGVAIGGQLHPGALHLALARPHFVWPSFSIPVLVSVGIPLFVVTMTSQNLPGFAVLRANAYQTPISPLLTVTGLATLLLAPFGGFAFNLSAITAAICVGEEAGSDRGRRYLATVSGGIFYIIAGLFGATIAGLFAALPHAFVYALAGFALLGTLGHGLHVALGDDRDREAALVTFLVTASGLTLFGVGAAFWGLVAGLCTQGFMRARSSRTCDLVGCLAHTKD, encoded by the coding sequence ATGTCCAGACAGATCCGACGCTTGCTACCCGAGCTTTCACATGTCAGCGCCGGGTTTGTCGCCGTCATGGTCGGATTCGCCAGCTCGGTGGTCATCGTCATCCAGGCGGCGCAGGCGGCCGGGGCGAATCCGGCTGAGGTCGGCTCCTGGATTCTGGCGCTGGGTCTGGGCATGGGGGGCACCAGCATCGGGCTTTCGCTGTACTACCGCGAGCCGGTGTTCACCGCATGGTCGACGCCAGGTGCGGCGCTGTTGGTCACGGGGCTCGACGGCCTCAACCTTGGGGCGGCGACCGGCGCCTTCCTGTTCAGTGCGCTGCTGGTGGTGCTGGTCGGCGCCAGCGGCCTGTTCGAGCGCTTGATCCGGCACATTCCCCGCGCCCTCGCCGCGGCCCTGCTCGCGGGCATATTGCTACAGTTCGGCCTGCAGGCCTTTTCCGCGCTGCATCAGGATGTCGCCCTGGTCGCCGGGATGTTTTTCACCTATCTCGTCGGCAGGCGCTGGTTTCCCCGCTATGCCATCCCGTTGGTCCTCTGCGTCGGCCTGCTCGGCGTCGCGATCGGCGGGCAGCTGCACCCCGGCGCGCTGCATCTCGCACTGGCGCGGCCGCATTTCGTGTGGCCGAGCTTCTCGATCCCCGTGCTCGTGAGCGTGGGCATTCCGCTGTTCGTGGTGACCATGACCTCGCAGAATCTGCCCGGGTTCGCCGTATTGCGCGCCAACGCCTATCAGACGCCGATATCGCCGCTGCTGACCGTGACTGGTCTGGCCACGTTGCTGCTGGCGCCGTTCGGCGGCTTCGCATTCAATCTGTCGGCCATCACTGCCGCCATCTGCGTGGGCGAGGAAGCCGGTAGCGACCGAGGCAGGCGCTATCTGGCGACCGTCTCAGGCGGTATTTTCTACATCATCGCGGGCCTGTTCGGGGCGACCATCGCGGGGCTGTTTGCCGCCCTGCCGCACGCCTTCGTGTACGCGCTCGCGGGTTTCGCCCTGCTTGGCACGCTCGGTCACGGTCTTCATGTTGCGCTCGGCGACGATCGCGATCGAGAGGCGGCCCTGGTGACCTTTCTGGTCACCGCATCGGGACTGACGCTGTTCGGAGTCGGAGCGGCCTTCTGGGGGCTGGTTGCCGGTCTGTGCACGCAAGGGTTCATGCGGGCCCGGTCGTCGCGCACGTGTGACCTTGTGGGATGTTTGGCGCACACAAAGGATTAG
- a CDS encoding helix-turn-helix domain-containing protein: MNQAMSDDGGHAAHEAIAGRLRNLRRKRGWSLDRTAAATGVSKAMLGQIERGESSPTLATLWKIATGFGLSISSLIAPSERIPGTDIGRQGALPVWSDGQLQIKTLFPFDAALGFEWFELTLPPAATHLSEAHESGVLEHVLVLAGTLSLLIDDRWVALSTGDTARFAGDAAHGYRNTAEMPAVFHNLIHYAPGTHHDG; encoded by the coding sequence ATGAATCAAGCCATGTCGGATGACGGCGGGCACGCGGCGCACGAAGCGATCGCCGGACGACTCAGGAACCTGCGCCGGAAACGTGGCTGGAGCCTGGACCGGACGGCTGCCGCGACCGGAGTCAGCAAGGCCATGCTGGGTCAGATCGAGCGCGGGGAATCGAGCCCGACGCTGGCGACGCTTTGGAAAATCGCAACCGGTTTCGGGCTTTCGATATCGAGTCTGATCGCTCCGTCCGAACGTATACCCGGCACCGATATCGGTCGCCAGGGAGCGCTGCCCGTCTGGTCGGACGGGCAGCTGCAGATCAAAACCCTGTTCCCATTCGATGCCGCTTTGGGGTTCGAATGGTTCGAGCTGACCTTGCCACCGGCCGCCACGCATCTCTCTGAGGCGCACGAGAGCGGCGTGCTCGAACATGTGCTGGTGCTAGCAGGCACATTGTCCTTGCTGATCGACGACCGCTGGGTGGCACTGTCGACAGGGGATACGGCGCGCTTTGCCGGCGACGCGGCGCATGGCTACCGCAATACCGCGGAGATGCCCGCCGTGTTCCATAATCTCATCCATTACGCGCCGGGCACGCATCATGATGGTTGA
- a CDS encoding PAS domain-containing sensor histidine kinase, translating to MAGIALARRHRRHAALAGMLVVALTLFALLGHASGQPLWVNTVLMSHNADGVPGPMSIQSALFFLIMGLALSLQGQTLRAASRIVDACVGILLIMALTILAGYLFNASAFFGQSAAIRTSPQTLLCMTLLVFSLFERRTRNGIYAVLVAPGIGSQFARMALPFVLVVPLLIITAGTYLTASGWQSDAYSTATMAVVLAAALMVFVMLAAAKINQTAATLTDTESQLRLLLDSAGEGIYGLDREGRTSFVNPATCDMLGFTAEELLCQPFHELVHHHRSDGSSYPLAECPMSKALEDGQVHRVGNEMFWRKDGSSFPVDYVTTPIRKEGVLMGAVVIFNDVTERVRNERMKDEFVAVVSHELRTPLTSIKGALGLLASGRLGTLTQDGKDMANIAYDNTQRLELLVNDLLDINKIQLAETQFQMHAVDLHALIVKALDANRPYAEKFAVEFAWLPATEDGIYVRGDEHRLIQVMSNLLSNAVKYSPRGSRVNVSTQCVDHTVRVSVRDHGPGVPLGYRPHIFEKFSQADSSETRARGGTGLGLAISKAIVEKHGGNIGFESTPGQGATFHFDLPLSDVTRKTA from the coding sequence GTGGCCGGCATCGCCCTGGCGCGGCGCCATCGCCGCCACGCGGCGCTGGCCGGCATGCTGGTGGTCGCGCTCACGCTGTTCGCCCTGCTCGGCCACGCCAGCGGGCAGCCGCTGTGGGTGAACACCGTCTTGATGTCACACAATGCAGACGGCGTGCCCGGCCCGATGTCGATCCAGTCGGCGCTGTTCTTTCTGATCATGGGGCTGGCGCTGAGCCTGCAGGGGCAAACGCTGCGCGCCGCCAGCCGTATCGTCGACGCATGCGTGGGCATACTGCTGATCATGGCGCTGACGATTCTGGCCGGCTATCTGTTCAATGCCAGCGCGTTTTTCGGACAGTCTGCGGCCATCCGCACATCGCCGCAGACCTTGTTATGCATGACCCTGCTGGTGTTTTCGCTGTTCGAACGTCGAACACGCAATGGCATCTACGCAGTGCTGGTGGCCCCCGGCATCGGCAGTCAGTTCGCGCGGATGGCCTTGCCTTTCGTGCTCGTCGTGCCCTTGTTGATCATCACCGCCGGCACCTATCTGACGGCAAGCGGCTGGCAGTCCGATGCCTACTCGACGGCAACCATGGCAGTGGTGCTGGCGGCGGCATTGATGGTCTTCGTGATGCTCGCCGCGGCGAAGATCAACCAAACGGCCGCGACGCTGACGGATACCGAAAGCCAGCTGCGCCTGTTGCTGGATTCCGCCGGCGAGGGCATTTACGGACTGGATCGCGAAGGCCGGACAAGCTTCGTCAATCCGGCCACCTGCGACATGCTCGGCTTCACCGCCGAAGAACTGCTCTGCCAGCCGTTTCACGAGTTGGTACATCATCACCGGAGCGACGGCTCCTCTTATCCGCTGGCAGAATGTCCCATGTCCAAGGCGCTCGAGGACGGCCAAGTACATCGCGTCGGCAACGAGATGTTCTGGCGCAAGGATGGCAGCAGCTTCCCGGTCGATTACGTGACCACACCGATACGCAAGGAAGGCGTCCTGATGGGAGCCGTGGTGATTTTCAACGACGTGACCGAGCGCGTGCGCAACGAACGCATGAAGGACGAATTCGTGGCCGTGGTCAGCCACGAGCTGCGCACGCCGCTGACCTCCATCAAGGGCGCGCTGGGACTGCTGGCGAGCGGCCGCCTGGGTACGCTCACGCAGGACGGCAAGGACATGGCGAACATCGCCTACGACAATACCCAGCGCCTCGAACTGCTGGTCAATGATTTGCTCGACATCAACAAGATCCAGCTCGCCGAGACGCAGTTTCAAATGCACGCGGTCGACCTGCATGCCTTGATCGTCAAGGCCCTGGATGCCAACCGGCCGTATGCCGAAAAATTCGCGGTCGAATTCGCTTGGCTGCCCGCGACCGAGGACGGGATTTACGTGCGCGGCGACGAACACCGCCTGATCCAGGTGATGAGCAACCTGCTGTCGAATGCGGTCAAATACTCGCCGCGGGGCAGCCGGGTAAACGTCTCGACGCAATGCGTGGATCATACGGTACGGGTCAGCGTGCGCGATCATGGCCCCGGCGTGCCGCTCGGCTATCGGCCGCACATCTTCGAAAAATTCTCGCAGGCGGACAGTTCAGAAACCCGCGCGCGGGGCGGCACCGGGCTCGGGCTGGCGATCTCCAAGGCGATCGTGGAAAAACACGGCGGAAACATCGGATTCGAGAGCACCCCGGGGCAGGGCGCCACCTTTCACTTCGACCTGCCGCTGTCCGACGTCACGCGCAAAACGGCCTGA
- a CDS encoding LysE family translocator: MFGTHDLALFMLAGLLLNATPGPDTLYISGRSLQQGWRAGAMASLGVGAGCLIHTTAAAIGLSALIAASATAFTAIKILGAAYLIYMGIDLMHAPAPSGTERGRPAVPAGLWRAFAHGCLTNALNPKVALFFLAFLPQFVTPGAPNKALAFLFLGLLFNLTGTLWNLGVAITVARLGSGWQRHRLRIWLSRLLGGLLVLVGVRLIFVVPR; the protein is encoded by the coding sequence ATGTTCGGTACACACGATCTTGCACTATTCATGCTTGCCGGCCTGCTGCTGAACGCCACGCCCGGGCCGGACACGCTGTACATCAGCGGCCGCAGCCTGCAACAGGGCTGGCGTGCCGGCGCAATGGCGTCTCTCGGCGTCGGCGCCGGCTGCCTGATACACACGACAGCCGCGGCCATCGGCCTGTCCGCGCTGATCGCCGCGTCCGCGACCGCCTTCACCGCGATCAAGATCCTCGGCGCCGCCTATCTCATCTACATGGGCATCGACCTGATGCATGCGCCGGCGCCGAGCGGCACCGAGCGCGGTCGGCCAGCCGTACCGGCGGGGCTGTGGCGGGCGTTCGCCCACGGTTGTCTGACCAATGCGCTCAACCCCAAGGTCGCTCTGTTTTTCCTGGCGTTTCTGCCTCAGTTCGTGACGCCGGGCGCGCCGAACAAGGCCTTGGCCTTCCTGTTCCTCGGCCTGTTGTTCAACCTGACCGGCACGCTGTGGAATCTCGGCGTGGCCATCACCGTCGCGCGATTGGGGTCTGGCTGGCAGCGACATCGCCTCCGAATCTGGCTTAGCCGTCTTCTCGGTGGCCTGCTGGTACTGGTCGGCGTGCGCCTGATTTTCGTGGTTCCGCGCTGA
- a CDS encoding LpxL/LpxP family acyltransferase gives MSESTPPPLAPRYWAGWLLVGLIQLGHWLLPRRLRRAAGRALGGLAWHFNRTPRRVALTNLERCRPDLDTAAREALLREHFRLMGQGVWDYPLAWFGGRRRLAREVAIEGLDHLKRARAAGRPVILMVAHTAALDIAPPRLAMEVPMAGPYNPFGNVLADWLINHGRSRFGNTPISRESGLRGLLRALRDGGVLYYLADEDYGAERSVFVPLFGQIKATLPIIGRLAGASGAVVLPTMTVYDAEMARYRVILDPPLADFPSGDAALDARRMNEALESQITRYPAHYLWTLKLFRTRPPGEAGWY, from the coding sequence GTGTCTGAATCCACTCCGCCGCCGCTGGCGCCGCGCTACTGGGCCGGCTGGCTGCTCGTCGGGCTGATCCAGCTCGGCCACTGGCTGCTGCCGAGGCGCCTGCGCCGCGCCGCCGGACGCGCCCTGGGAGGACTTGCCTGGCATTTCAACCGCACCCCGCGCCGCGTGGCATTGACCAACCTGGAGCGCTGCCGGCCCGATCTGGATACGGCTGCGCGCGAGGCCTTGCTGCGCGAGCATTTCCGGCTGATGGGGCAGGGGGTTTGGGATTACCCGCTCGCCTGGTTCGGCGGCCGTCGCCGCCTGGCGCGCGAAGTGGCGATCGAGGGCCTCGATCATCTCAAGCGCGCACGTGCAGCCGGGCGTCCGGTCATTCTGATGGTCGCGCACACCGCCGCACTCGACATCGCGCCGCCGCGGCTGGCGATGGAGGTGCCGATGGCCGGCCCCTACAACCCCTTCGGCAACGTCCTGGCCGACTGGCTGATCAACCACGGCCGCAGCCGTTTCGGCAACACCCCGATCTCCCGGGAATCCGGCTTGCGCGGGTTGTTGCGCGCACTGCGCGACGGCGGCGTGCTGTATTACCTGGCGGACGAGGATTACGGTGCGGAACGCTCGGTGTTCGTGCCGCTGTTCGGACAGATCAAGGCGACACTGCCGATCATCGGCCGCCTGGCCGGTGCCAGCGGCGCGGTGGTGCTGCCGACGATGACCGTCTACGATGCGGAGATGGCGCGCTATCGCGTGATTCTCGACCCGCCGCTGGCGGACTTTCCCAGCGGCGACGCCGCCCTGGACGCACGGCGCATGAACGAGGCGCTGGAGTCGCAGATCACGCGCTATCCGGCCCACTACCTCTGGACGCTGAAGCTGTTCCGCACCCGCCCGCCGGGGGAGGCCGGCTGGTATTGA
- a CDS encoding tyrosine-protein phosphatase, which yields MPDPQPTTLSPRQRLWAYWHALIHEHGWVRILLTTNYHRVGQRAFRSGQLPPWTLVRRIRRDGLRTVVNLRGPIDTPTLALERELCAREGVRHVDVRLFSRDTHRPEALLEVKRLLAEIEYPALFHCMSGADRAGFMATLYLHWMEGVPLDRTHQLRLWPYWHYRHARTGLLDHFFERYEAARRVSGISLEAWIRSEYRQEDIRSSFRSNRWFNTLVDRILRRE from the coding sequence ATGCCGGACCCGCAACCCACAACGCTCAGCCCGCGTCAGCGCCTGTGGGCATACTGGCACGCGCTGATCCACGAACACGGCTGGGTACGCATCCTGCTCACCACCAATTATCATCGCGTCGGCCAGCGCGCCTTCCGTTCGGGGCAGCTGCCGCCCTGGACGCTGGTCAGGCGCATCCGCCGCGACGGCCTGCGCACGGTGGTCAATCTGCGCGGGCCCATCGATACGCCGACGTTGGCCCTCGAACGCGAGCTGTGCGCACGCGAGGGCGTCAGGCATGTGGATGTGCGCCTGTTCTCGCGCGACACGCACCGCCCGGAAGCGCTGCTGGAGGTCAAGCGACTGCTCGCCGAGATCGAGTATCCCGCGCTGTTCCACTGCATGTCCGGGGCCGACCGCGCGGGTTTCATGGCGACGCTGTATCTGCATTGGATGGAAGGCGTGCCGCTGGACCGTACGCATCAGCTTCGGCTGTGGCCTTACTGGCATTATCGCCATGCCCGTACCGGTCTGCTCGATCACTTCTTCGAGCGCTACGAGGCCGCGCGACGGGTCAGCGGCATCAGCCTCGAAGCCTGGATCCGCAGCGAATATCGCCAGGAAGACATCCGTTCGAGTTTTCGCAGCAATCGTTGGTTCAACACCCTCGTCGACCGCATTCTGCGGCGCGAGTAG
- a CDS encoding NUDIX domain-containing protein: MKWEILDKVQCFKGFYELVRYRVRHALFAGGMGQPITRELMIRGQAAAVLPYDPVSDRVLLVEQFRIGAIDSPHGPWLVEIVAGLVEPGEQPEAVARREALEEAGCTLREIEPICEYYSSPGGSTERVSLFAARMDSDGLGGIHGLAEEGEDIRAFLMSADEAIDQMRRGLIDNAMSIIALQWLALNRERLRAQWR; this comes from the coding sequence ATGAAATGGGAAATTCTCGACAAGGTCCAGTGTTTCAAGGGCTTCTACGAACTGGTGCGATACCGTGTGCGTCACGCCCTGTTCGCCGGCGGCATGGGGCAACCGATCACCCGTGAGCTGATGATCCGCGGGCAGGCGGCCGCGGTACTGCCCTACGATCCGGTGTCCGACCGGGTCTTGCTGGTCGAACAGTTCCGTATTGGCGCCATCGATTCGCCGCACGGCCCGTGGCTGGTGGAAATCGTAGCCGGGCTGGTCGAGCCAGGCGAACAGCCGGAAGCGGTGGCCCGCCGCGAAGCCCTGGAGGAGGCTGGCTGCACGCTGCGCGAAATCGAGCCCATCTGCGAGTACTACTCCAGCCCCGGGGGCAGCACGGAACGGGTCAGTCTGTTTGCCGCACGCATGGACAGCGACGGCCTGGGCGGCATCCATGGACTGGCCGAGGAGGGCGAGGATATCCGGGCCTTCCTGATGTCGGCCGACGAGGCGATCGATCAGATGCGGCGCGGGTTGATCGACAATGCGATGAGCATCATCGCCTTGCAGTGGCTGGCGCTCAATCGCGAGCGCTTGCGCGCGCAGTGGCGCTAG